One window of the Acaryochloris sp. CCMEE 5410 genome contains the following:
- a CDS encoding MSMEG_0568 family radical SAM protein: MDKQHLITELQSNGLQVIDPNIGVAGRRGGAGPSDHKAVTVDGTTVMVPIYTGTASQSPYTAQVNQGRQAVLEKADQAVATVEFPQQPQFYQLQTAEGIPYWKIALLHSHDVLATTVLQTCMRYRNSDTACQFCAIEKSLEADRTIARKTPEQLAEVAEAAVRLDGVKHMIMTTGTPNTRDRGAAYLAECAQAIKARVNLPIQAQCEPPDDFGWFAQMKAAGVDSLGMHLEAVDPQVRSQIMPGKAEVPLSHYFEAFEAAVQVFGWGQVSTYLLAGLGDSLDTLVDASQRLIDLGVYPFVVPFVPISDTPLANHPAPSSEFMFALYQQVGAMLKQAGMSSADINAGCAKCGACSALSTFEA, encoded by the coding sequence ATGGACAAACAACATCTGATTACTGAACTGCAATCAAATGGACTGCAGGTAATTGACCCAAATATTGGCGTGGCGGGTCGTCGGGGTGGAGCAGGCCCCTCGGATCATAAAGCGGTGACCGTGGATGGGACGACGGTGATGGTTCCCATCTATACAGGCACCGCTAGCCAGTCCCCCTATACGGCCCAAGTCAACCAAGGTCGGCAAGCAGTGCTAGAGAAAGCGGACCAGGCTGTAGCCACGGTGGAATTTCCTCAGCAGCCCCAGTTTTACCAACTGCAAACGGCAGAAGGCATTCCCTACTGGAAGATTGCCCTGCTCCATAGCCATGACGTGTTGGCCACTACGGTATTGCAAACCTGTATGCGGTATCGCAATTCCGATACGGCCTGCCAGTTTTGTGCCATTGAAAAGTCCCTAGAGGCGGATCGGACCATTGCCCGCAAAACGCCAGAACAGCTGGCAGAAGTGGCGGAAGCAGCAGTGCGGCTGGATGGGGTCAAGCATATGATTATGACTACCGGGACGCCCAATACCCGCGATCGCGGGGCTGCCTACCTCGCCGAATGTGCCCAAGCCATTAAAGCGCGGGTCAACCTACCGATTCAGGCCCAATGCGAACCCCCTGATGACTTTGGCTGGTTTGCCCAGATGAAGGCGGCAGGAGTAGATAGTTTGGGAATGCACCTAGAAGCGGTTGATCCACAGGTGCGATCGCAAATTATGCCTGGTAAAGCCGAAGTCCCCTTATCCCACTACTTTGAGGCCTTTGAGGCCGCAGTTCAGGTATTTGGTTGGGGCCAAGTTTCTACCTATTTATTGGCCGGACTGGGCGATAGCCTGGACACTTTGGTGGATGCGTCGCAACGGCTCATTGATTTGGGGGTATATCCCTTTGTCGTGCCCTTTGTCCCCATTTCTGACACCCCCTTAGCTAACCATCCCGCTCCCAGCAGCGAGTTTATGTTTGCCCTCTATCAGCAGGTGGGGGCGATGCTCAAACAAGCGGGCATGTCCTCGGCAGATATCAATGCAGGATGTGCCAAATGTGGTGCCTGTTCCGCTTTGTCTACATTTGAAGCTTAA
- a CDS encoding MSMEG_0567/Sll0786 family nitrogen starvation N-acetyltransferase has product MASSRYCFKLAQSPQDLRGYFELRQSIFCQEQGLFEGDDEDDIDTTAYPIVAIDQEAPPDQQVVGVVRIYEEQDRLWYGGRLGVHADYRRVGRIGKGLIYKAVTTANTWGCDRFLATVQLQNVRFFQRQHWDSLEEIQICDRPHHLMEADLAFYPPGHEPRPQPLLQAS; this is encoded by the coding sequence ATGGCATCCAGTCGATATTGCTTTAAGTTGGCGCAATCTCCCCAAGATCTACGGGGATATTTTGAATTGCGCCAATCTATTTTTTGTCAGGAACAAGGTCTATTTGAAGGGGACGATGAAGACGATATCGATACCACGGCCTATCCGATCGTGGCCATTGATCAAGAAGCCCCTCCAGACCAACAGGTGGTCGGGGTAGTCCGCATCTACGAGGAACAAGATCGGCTCTGGTACGGTGGTCGCTTGGGGGTTCATGCTGACTATCGTCGGGTGGGACGGATTGGCAAGGGTCTGATCTATAAAGCCGTGACCACTGCCAATACCTGGGGATGCGATCGCTTCCTAGCTACCGTCCAACTCCAGAACGTTCGGTTCTTTCAGCGCCAGCACTGGGACTCCTTAGAAGAGATACAGATTTGCGATCGCCCTCACCATCTGATGGAAGCAGACTTGGCCTTCTATCCTCCCGGCCATGAACCCCGTCCCCAGCCCCTCCTGCAAGCTTCTTAA
- a CDS encoding sll0787 family AIR synthase-like protein, with product MLSELAAELRQTLGLLHKRDIQPVARHLGAWVPDNTTQQPIWLGDDCAAIPDGEGYLLLAAEGMWSVLVETEPWFAGWCGVLVNVSDIYAMGGKPIAVVDALWSQSTDQAEQLWQGMKAASQAFNVPIVGGHTHCHSPYEALSVAILGRAQRLITSFNAQPGDTLLLVTDLKGQPHPKYPFWDAATMAEPQTLQAHLNLLPTLAESGLCDAGKDISMGGLVGTLLMLLETSGCGAVLDLEAIPCPADLAFKQWLVSFPSYGFLLSVRSDCVEPIQQLFAPHDLICAAIGQITPGHTLTLKSGAELTSFWDLNQESLTGFSPFPANREHNPSNF from the coding sequence ATGCTGTCGGAACTAGCCGCCGAATTACGACAAACCTTGGGCCTTTTGCATAAACGGGATATTCAACCCGTGGCTCGTCACTTGGGGGCTTGGGTCCCAGACAATACTACTCAACAACCCATTTGGTTGGGAGACGACTGTGCCGCTATTCCCGATGGCGAGGGGTACCTGCTGCTGGCAGCGGAGGGCATGTGGTCCGTGCTAGTGGAAACAGAACCTTGGTTTGCAGGCTGGTGTGGAGTCCTCGTCAACGTTAGCGATATCTATGCCATGGGGGGCAAACCGATTGCCGTAGTCGATGCCCTCTGGAGTCAGTCCACAGATCAGGCGGAGCAACTTTGGCAAGGGATGAAAGCGGCATCTCAGGCCTTTAATGTGCCGATTGTGGGGGGCCATACTCACTGTCATAGCCCCTATGAAGCTCTATCGGTGGCAATTTTGGGACGGGCTCAACGGTTGATTACTAGTTTTAATGCCCAACCGGGCGATACCCTTCTGCTGGTCACCGATCTCAAGGGTCAGCCCCATCCTAAATATCCGTTTTGGGATGCAGCAACGATGGCTGAGCCACAGACATTGCAAGCCCATCTCAACTTACTGCCCACCCTGGCTGAGTCAGGACTATGCGATGCCGGGAAAGACATTAGCATGGGGGGCTTAGTGGGCACCTTGTTGATGTTATTAGAGACTTCTGGCTGTGGGGCTGTATTGGACCTAGAGGCAATTCCCTGCCCTGCTGATTTGGCCTTCAAACAGTGGCTGGTGAGTTTCCCCAGCTATGGGTTTTTGCTCAGTGTCAGATCCGATTGTGTGGAGCCAATTCAGCAATTGTTTGCCCCTCATGATTTGATCTGTGCAGCGATTGGTCAGATTACACCAGGGCATACCTTAACCCTAAAATCTGGCGCTGAATTAACTTCTTTCTGGGATTTAAACCAAGAATCCCTCACGGGTTTTTCTCCATTCCCGGCCAACCGGGAGCACAACCCATCAAATTTCTGA
- a CDS encoding YhcG family protein: MSDNHPDSLYQRIRDILNVAQIGVSRTVNTAHVVSYWLIGREIVEQEQKGQQRAEYGESLLKDLSRRLTKDVGKGFSLSNLKYIRQFYLGFPDLLTATSISHAVRDQSLSSDQFTTLSQSQPNWQPGQLHPNLSWTHYRTLLRVENLNARAFYEIEVLKNNWSARELERQISSLLFERLAKSTDKAGLMQLATEGQIIQTPSDVFKDPVVIEFLGLPESPRLVESDLETALISNLQTFLLELGKGFAFVSRQERISLEGDHFYIDLVFYHTILKCYVLIDLKVGKLNHGDLGQLQLYVNYYDLERCAPDDNPTLGLILCSDKNDAVVKYTLGPNQQPKIFASRYQLHLPTEAELQAELHREMAQLQDRQPPNSEI; this comes from the coding sequence ATGAGCGATAATCACCCCGATTCACTATATCAACGGATTCGCGACATCCTCAACGTCGCCCAAATTGGCGTTTCCCGGACCGTCAATACGGCGCACGTCGTCTCCTACTGGCTGATCGGGCGCGAAATTGTCGAGCAAGAACAAAAGGGGCAACAACGGGCCGAATATGGCGAAAGCCTACTCAAAGACCTTTCTCGCAGATTGACCAAAGACGTTGGCAAAGGGTTTTCCTTATCTAATCTCAAATATATACGGCAATTTTATTTGGGCTTCCCTGACCTATTAACAGCCACTTCAATAAGTCACGCAGTGCGTGACCAATCTCTATCGAGTGATCAATTCACCACCCTCAGCCAATCCCAACCCAATTGGCAACCCGGTCAACTTCACCCAAACCTCTCCTGGACCCACTACCGCACCTTACTCCGAGTCGAGAATCTGAACGCTCGTGCCTTTTATGAAATCGAAGTGCTAAAAAATAACTGGTCCGCCCGCGAACTCGAACGCCAAATTAGCAGCCTCCTATTTGAGCGTCTTGCCAAAAGCACCGACAAAGCCGGACTGATGCAGCTCGCCACCGAAGGCCAAATTATCCAAACCCCCAGCGACGTCTTCAAAGACCCCGTGGTGATCGAATTCCTCGGCCTCCCCGAATCCCCTCGTCTCGTCGAATCCGATCTCGAAACCGCCTTAATAAGCAACCTGCAAACCTTTCTACTCGAACTGGGTAAAGGATTTGCCTTTGTCTCCCGCCAAGAACGGATCAGCCTCGAAGGCGATCACTTCTATATCGATCTCGTTTTCTATCACACCATCCTTAAGTGCTACGTTCTGATTGATCTGAAAGTCGGCAAACTCAACCACGGCGACCTTGGTCAGCTCCAGCTCTACGTCAACTACTACGATCTCGAACGCTGTGCCCCAGACGACAACCCCACCCTTGGTCTGATCCTTTGCTCTGACAAAAATGATGCCGTGGTCAAATACACCCTTGGCCCCAACCAACAGCCCAAAATCTTCGCCAGCCGCTATCAACTCCACCTCCCCACCGAAGCTGAACTCCAAGCCGAACTCCATCGCGAAATGGCCCAACTGCAAGATCGACAACCGCCCAATTCAGAAATTTGA
- a CDS encoding restriction endonuclease subunit S, with amino-acid sequence MIAEAPGGVQRLRELILDLAVRGQLVPQDPADEPADKLLQYIAAERKQLIKDKKISNLKRQKSHSFEECIHSLPQNWIEAPASELCLLVTDGDHQPPPKVEHGIPFLVIGNVSKGKLDFSSTRFTTHDYFENLDWGKKPQKGDILYTVTGSYGITILVKTERKFCVQRHIAILRTSENLSARYLQIALSSPKCKQDASHVATGIAQKTVPLSGLRALPIPLPPLAEQKRIVAKVDELMALCDRYEVSKCDRNTLRTKMQASAIDALMNVETDESLNTAWEFVRENWECLSQQPEEIESLRKLILEVALRGRLLQNTHEFIDQQSIPVKLPKSWQCLQMNTLICEPLRNGRSVRDRKGGFPVLRLSALRGTYLNCDDFKEGDWTEEQAEAWKVRKNDYFVARGNGSIHLVGRGALMPQEPKNPVAFPDTMIRVRIQDKLLTSSFFQYVWDSLYVRQQIEASAKTTSGLFKVSQGDIQNVWIGVPSLIEQKRIVAKVDQLMTLCDTLENHLHETQGKATALAAAVVGQLEV; translated from the coding sequence GTGATTGCGGAAGCACCGGGTGGGGTACAACGGCTGCGAGAGTTGATTTTGGATTTGGCAGTGCGAGGACAGTTAGTGCCGCAAGATCCAGCAGATGAGCCTGCGGATAAGCTGTTGCAATATATTGCAGCAGAACGAAAACAGTTAATTAAAGACAAGAAAATATCAAATCTTAAACGACAGAAAAGTCACTCTTTTGAAGAATGCATACATTCACTTCCCCAGAACTGGATAGAGGCTCCTGCATCTGAACTATGTTTACTAGTAACTGATGGCGATCATCAGCCGCCACCGAAAGTTGAGCATGGAATTCCATTTTTAGTGATTGGGAATGTCAGTAAAGGAAAACTTGATTTTTCGTCAACACGATTCACTACTCATGACTACTTTGAGAACTTGGATTGGGGAAAGAAGCCTCAAAAAGGGGATATTTTATATACGGTGACTGGTTCATACGGAATCACAATACTTGTTAAAACAGAACGTAAGTTCTGTGTTCAACGCCATATTGCTATTCTCAGAACTTCTGAAAATTTATCTGCTAGGTATCTACAGATTGCACTTTCTAGCCCAAAGTGCAAGCAAGATGCATCTCATGTTGCAACAGGAATAGCGCAGAAAACAGTTCCGCTAAGTGGTTTGAGAGCATTACCGATTCCCCTGCCACCTCTTGCAGAGCAGAAGCGGATTGTGGCGAAGGTGGATGAATTGATGGCATTGTGCGATCGCTATGAGGTATCGAAGTGCGATCGCAACACCCTACGAACAAAAATGCAGGCAAGTGCGATCGATGCCCTGATGAATGTTGAAACAGATGAATCGTTAAATACCGCCTGGGAATTTGTGCGGGAGAATTGGGAATGCCTGAGCCAACAACCTGAGGAAATTGAAAGCTTGAGAAAGCTGATCTTAGAAGTCGCTCTACGTGGACGGTTACTTCAAAACACTCATGAATTCATAGATCAACAAAGTATTCCTGTGAAGTTACCGAAGTCATGGCAATGCCTTCAAATGAACACTTTGATATGTGAGCCGTTGAGAAATGGACGCTCAGTACGTGATAGAAAAGGTGGATTTCCTGTACTCAGATTGTCTGCCCTGAGAGGTACTTACTTAAATTGTGATGACTTTAAAGAAGGCGATTGGACTGAAGAGCAAGCTGAAGCATGGAAAGTTCGGAAAAATGATTACTTTGTAGCGCGTGGCAACGGATCTATCCATCTAGTTGGACGAGGAGCATTAATGCCCCAAGAGCCTAAGAACCCCGTTGCTTTTCCCGATACGATGATTAGAGTCAGAATTCAAGACAAACTTTTGACATCTTCTTTTTTTCAATATGTTTGGGACAGCTTGTACGTTAGACAACAAATAGAAGCTTCTGCAAAAACTACTTCTGGGTTATTTAAGGTTAGTCAAGGAGACATTCAAAATGTATGGATCGGTGTCCCTTCCCTAATCGAGCAAAAGCGCATTGTTGCCAAAGTTGATCAACTGATGACACTCTGTGACACCCTCGAAAACCACCTGCATGAAACCCAGGGAAAAGCCACAGCCCTTGCCGCTGCAGTAGTAGGCCAGCTAGAAGTTTAG
- a CDS encoding PIN domain-containing protein → MSVLTTFVAIDGEITVKAAQLRVQYSLKLPDALQLATAIVSGCDGFLTNDFQLKKVAKLQVLVVDELEV, encoded by the coding sequence ATGTCGGTGTTGACGACCTTTGTTGCGATTGATGGAGAAATCACGGTAAAAGCGGCTCAATTGCGGGTTCAATATTCTCTGAAGTTACCTGATGCTTTGCAGCTTGCAACTGCGATTGTGTCTGGATGTGATGGTTTTTTGACGAATGATTTTCAGCTTAAGAAGGTGGCTAAGTTGCAGGTTTTGGTTGTAGATGAGCTGGAAGTTTAA
- a CDS encoding type I restriction-modification system subunit M, which produces MSLSATIKSIQDIMRKDVGVDGDAQRIGQLGWMLFFKIFSDQDLELEALVDDYESPIPAELQWSAWADSEQLGKQALTGEALLDLVDNRLFPALKELDLEDLEGIAQGRGALLRSVFEDAYNYMKSGTLLRQVVNKINDNIDFNESQQRDLFGDMYEQLLKDLQGAGNAGEFYTPRAVTQFAIDRVNPQLGERVLDPACGTGGFLTCAFEHLKQQVQGAQDLEQAKQGVWGVEKKPLPHLLCVTNMLVHGLEVPTNVRHDNTLRKPLRDYARADQVDVVVTNPPFGGMEEDGIERGFPTEFRTRETADLFLVLVMELLKAGGRAAIVLPDGTLFGEGIKTRIKEKLLRECNLHTIVRLPNGVFAPYTSIKTNLLFFTKGEPTQEIWYYEHPYPKGYKSYSKTKPMRIEEFGPEKAWWEKREENEFAWKVSLQEIQANNYNLDVKNPNAAGEVHEDAAVLLDKYRFAVKQADEARSALQAALRDCLE; this is translated from the coding sequence ATGTCTTTGTCCGCCACGATTAAGTCGATTCAAGACATTATGCGCAAGGATGTGGGGGTCGATGGAGATGCCCAGCGTATCGGACAGTTAGGCTGGATGCTGTTTTTTAAGATTTTTAGCGACCAGGACTTGGAACTGGAAGCCCTGGTGGATGACTATGAGTCTCCGATTCCAGCGGAGCTGCAGTGGTCGGCTTGGGCAGATAGTGAGCAATTGGGCAAACAGGCGTTGACGGGAGAGGCCCTGCTGGATCTAGTGGATAATCGCCTATTTCCGGCCCTGAAGGAGCTGGACCTAGAGGACCTAGAGGGAATTGCCCAAGGGCGAGGCGCACTGCTGCGATCGGTGTTTGAAGATGCCTACAACTATATGAAGTCGGGCACGCTGCTGCGGCAGGTGGTGAATAAGATCAATGACAATATCGATTTTAATGAGTCGCAGCAGCGGGACTTATTTGGGGATATGTATGAGCAGTTGCTCAAGGATCTCCAAGGGGCAGGCAATGCAGGCGAGTTTTATACGCCCCGGGCGGTCACCCAGTTTGCCATTGATAGGGTGAATCCGCAGTTAGGAGAGCGAGTGCTGGATCCGGCCTGCGGCACAGGTGGATTTTTGACCTGTGCCTTTGAGCATTTAAAGCAGCAGGTGCAGGGAGCGCAGGATTTAGAGCAGGCCAAGCAGGGCGTTTGGGGCGTGGAGAAGAAGCCCCTACCCCATTTACTCTGTGTGACGAATATGCTGGTGCATGGCCTGGAGGTGCCAACCAATGTGCGCCATGACAATACATTGCGCAAGCCTCTACGGGATTATGCACGGGCGGATCAGGTGGATGTAGTGGTGACCAATCCGCCCTTTGGAGGCATGGAGGAGGATGGTATTGAGCGGGGTTTCCCGACAGAGTTTCGAACACGGGAGACGGCGGATCTATTTCTGGTGCTGGTGATGGAGCTGCTGAAGGCGGGGGGACGAGCCGCGATTGTGCTGCCAGATGGGACGTTATTTGGGGAAGGGATTAAAACGCGGATTAAGGAGAAGCTGCTGCGGGAGTGTAATTTGCATACGATTGTGCGGTTGCCGAATGGGGTGTTTGCGCCCTATACGAGCATTAAGACGAATCTGTTGTTTTTTACCAAGGGGGAGCCGACCCAGGAGATTTGGTATTACGAGCATCCTTATCCCAAGGGGTATAAGTCCTACTCGAAGACTAAGCCGATGCGGATTGAGGAGTTTGGGCCGGAGAAGGCGTGGTGGGAAAAACGGGAGGAAAATGAGTTTGCCTGGAAGGTGTCGCTACAGGAGATTCAGGCGAATAACTACAATCTGGATGTAAAGAATCCGAATGCAGCGGGGGAGGTGCATGAGGATGCGGCGGTATTGCTGGATAAGTATCGGTTTGCTGTGAAGCAGGCGGATGAGGCGAGATCGGCTTTACAAGCGGCTTTGCGAGATTGTTTAGAATAG